TCAACCATTCTGAGAAGCATTCTCAGATGCACCCGATAGGCGGTGCAGTGGTTGCGGTTTGGCAACAAACTTtgattgattaaagtgaaaccGCCGACCGACGCCCGCCCCGGCGTCgagcttgaaataaatatatGTTCTTCCCAAAAGGTGCAAACGAAAGATGCAACTGCCATTGGCAATCAAAATGAGTCATTTGCAATAGCTcggtctctggagccaccggcGATtcgtttgaaattattttaaacttaattgaTTCACGAATTCTGCGTACAAGAAAGGTTAATTAATGTtggtttttttactgttttttttttcagatttaagtCGCTGCGGACTCCAGCTAACTATTTGGTGATTAATCTGGCAGCGGCAGACTTCCTGATTATGTTGGAAGCCCCGCTCTTCGTGTACAACAGCTATCACCAGGGACCAGCCACGGGAAATACTTGTAAGTATCAGCTGACCACATCCGGAAGAATGGTTTTAAATTGTCTCGGTATTTTAGGGTGTACAATTTATGCGTTGCTTGGCGCCGTCGGTGGAACTGTGGCAATCGTGACGCTCACAATGATTTCGATCGATCGGTACAATGTGGTTGTTTATCCGTTGAATCCGAACCGATCGACTACTCGAGCCAAGGTAATGCTGATGATCGTCTTCGCCTGGATCTACGGACTGTTCTTCTCGCTGATGCCGGCGCTGGAAATTGGCTGGAGCCGATATACTCCGGAAGGATTCCTGACGGCCTGCAGCTTCGATTATCTGGATCGGGGACGGGACGCTCAGATCTTCATGTTTATGTACTTTGTTTTTGCGTGGGTCGTTCCGTTCCTGGCTATCAGCTATTGCTACGTGGCCATTTTGCGAGTTGTTATAGGAGCAGGAAGCATTCAATCGAGTAAGAACAAGAGCAAACAGGAACTGAAGCTGGCGGCCGTTGTCATTGGCATCATTGGGTTGTGGTTCATTGCGTGGACTCCTTATGCTGTAGTGGCAATGATGGGTGTATTTGGCTATGAAAGTCTGTTGACCCCGTTGGGTTCTATGATCCCGGCTATCCTGGCCAAGACGGCAGCCTGCATCGATCCTTATTTCTACGCAATGAACCATCCAC
This sequence is a window from Uranotaenia lowii strain MFRU-FL chromosome 3, ASM2978415v1, whole genome shotgun sequence. Protein-coding genes within it:
- the LOC129750963 gene encoding opsin, ultraviolet-sensitive; the encoded protein is MYSRFVTTFWVLSAIIANINANFETKDDSAAALQLPEHQKLPALKMTASLQTVGSLGDTVRDSDADHKNQQQYQDPRLVDFNRSALWSKYIALSGYSGPPIEEAYQERINPFWLQFAPPSPGAHYMLGLVYFLMMVFGLCGNLLVILMFFRFKSLRTPANYLVINLAAADFLIMLEAPLFVYNSYHQGPATGNTWCTIYALLGAVGGTVAIVTLTMISIDRYNVVVYPLNPNRSTTRAKVMLMIVFAWIYGLFFSLMPALEIGWSRYTPEGFLTACSFDYLDRGRDAQIFMFMYFVFAWVVPFLAISYCYVAILRVVIGAGSIQSSKNKSKQELKLAAVVIGIIGLWFIAWTPYAVVAMMGVFGYESLLTPLGSMIPAILAKTAACIDPYFYAMNHPRYRQELKRMFGMPAQTEHSQNQASRYTRGNSRIDSEAGNTERVAVGNKPAADETSLSMSIDLTESKTGGH